The proteins below come from a single Xyrauchen texanus isolate HMW12.3.18 chromosome 1, RBS_HiC_50CHRs, whole genome shotgun sequence genomic window:
- the m1ap gene encoding meiosis 1 arrest protein encodes MSARNRSCSSSFIQACSSSSFTRQPPRVLIVDASPPWWSETCSVFCQALENFFFLTSSLAGPVRLPLLSVFAINVQLECLLPFVHVKGNLTRLLSCVEELRSLPQEGCIRQRGALLKQAVLDSLQQFKQYMCHTTLGDINSNCVEVTVVTCQPGQTVLRQLEQGLKNSDLMSLRKLLVIHITLQHSLSDRSPACSPEAPSSEDHKDHEESLMLGTEMDLQQVEGTVVAVESALKMWLHNQGGDREHVHLLLPPSLTAQSSTPNPANNRPSPVCLKCDMQERLLSPALLPSTPDLGVKTESIQDFQPLNKSLTNQSPSPQCLRVVKVLYADGVCQSVLYGLPFVIRPTSCWQLDWDEMETNHQTFHALCHTLRTRDWFLLARSEPKSGLGSSVFSYYILQSSGSLTLLLKPVLTRELMLPCTLPVVIEEPPLQALCNIEGRQSHSRVRATVAPLPSIPLNKMYRPSLTLSHSRASAPALCFQDNYNEEDHLMVQRQ; translated from the exons ATGAGTGCCAGAAACAGATCCTGCTCCTCTTCTTTCATCCAAGCATGCAGCTCGTCCTCTTTTACCAGGCAACCACCTCGTGTGTTGATAGTGGATGCCTCACCACCCTGGTGGTCAGAGACATGCTCTGTTTTTTGTCAGGCCCTggaaaatttcttttttttgacCAGCAGTCTGGCTGGGCCCGTTCGTCTACCCCTTCTTAGTGTCTTTGCCATCAATGTACAGCTAGAGTGCCTTCTGCCCTTTGTG CATGTTAAGGGGAATTTGACACGCCTGCTCTCCTGTGTAGAAGAGCTGCGTTCTCTTCCTCAGGAGGGCTGCATTCGGCAGCGGGGGGCACTCCTTAAACAGGCAGTGCTGGACAGCCTGCAGCAGTTTAAACAATACATGTGTCATACAACTCTTGGGGACATCAACAGCAACTGTGTGGAG GTGACTGTAGTGACTTGTCAGCCAGGCCAGACAGTCCTGAGACAGCTGGAGCAGGGCCTGAAAAACTCTGATCTAATGAGCCTGCGCAAGCTTCTGGTGATTCACATTACCCTCCAGCATAGTCTCTCAGACAGATCTCCAGCCTGTAGCCCAGAGGCACCATCTTCAGAAGATCACAAAGACCATGAAG AGAGCCTGATGTTGGGGACAGAGATGGACCTACAGCAAGTGGAGGGCACAGTTGTGGCTGTGGAGAGTGCTCTGAAAATGTGGCTACATAACCAGGGTGGAGACAGGGAACATGTCCACTTGTTGTTACCCCCTTCTCTCACAGCACAGAGTTCTACACCAAACCCTGCCAATAACAGGCCAAGCCctg TCTGTTTGAAGTGTGACATGCAGGAGAGACTTCTTAGCCCAGCCCTGCTTCCCAGCACTCCTGACCTTGGAGTGAAGACTGAGAGTATACAAGATTTCCAGCCCCTGAACAAGAGCCTGACCAATCAGAGCCCCTCACCACAGTGTCTACGAGTTGTGAA AGTTCTCTATGCCGACGGAGTGTGTCAGTCTGTGCTGTATGGACTACCCTTTGTCATCAGACCAACCTCTTGCTGGCAGCTAGACTGGGATGAGATGGAAACAAACCACCAGACCTTTCATGCTCTCTGCCACACACTCAGA ACCCGTGACTGGTTCCTGTTGGCACGCTCGGAGCCAAAGTCGGGCTTGGGCTCTAGTGTGTTCTCTTACTATATACTTCAGTCCTCTGGATCACTCACTCTGCTTTTGAAACCTGTGCTGACACGAGAACTTATGCTGCCCTGCACTCTGCCTGTTGTAATTGAGGAGCCCCCACTCCAAGCACTATGCAATATAGAG GGTCGGCAGTCTCATAGTCGTGTACGGGCTACAGTGGCTCCTCTCCCTTCCATTCCTCTAAACAAGATGTACCGTCCCTCACTAACCCTCAGCCACTCCCGAGCCAGTGCCCCTGCCCTCTGTTTCCAGGACAACTATAATGAGGAAGACCATCTGATGGTTCAGAGACAGTAA